From Echinicola soli, a single genomic window includes:
- a CDS encoding c-type cytochrome, with protein MNLSKLASVGVIALAGMAYACGGGSDTKSEETTTTTETAAPKKDMSFDEMHKDNPDYVDGLALVKESDCPSCHMVERKIVGPAYKDVAEKYESTDENIETLAKRVVEGNNGVWGQVPMPAHPGLSEDDAKKMIKYILLLKK; from the coding sequence ATGAACTTAAGTAAATTAGCCAGCGTAGGTGTCATCGCACTTGCAGGAATGGCCTACGCATGCGGCGGCGGGTCAGACACTAAATCAGAAGAGACAACCACTACGACCGAGACTGCAGCCCCAAAAAAGGACATGAGCTTTGACGAAATGCACAAAGACAATCCTGATTATGTGGATGGCCTCGCTTTGGTCAAAGAGTCAGATTGCCCTAGCTGCCATATGGTAGAAAGAAAAATCGTAGGTCCGGCCTATAAAGATGTAGCTGAAAAATACGAAAGTACTGATGAAAACATCGAAACCCTTGCCAAAAGAGTCGTTGAAGGCAATAATGGCGTCTGGGGACAAGTGCCTATGCCTGCTCACCCTGGCCTTTCTGAAGACGATGCAAAAAAAATGATCAAATATATCTTATTGCTCAAGAAATAA
- a CDS encoding sugar phosphate isomerase/epimerase family protein, which translates to MKTIKGPALFLAQFADDQAPFNSLKSICEWAASIGYKAVQIPSWDGRFMDLKKAAEDQDYADEIKKTAETAGVVISELSTHLQGQLVAVNPAYNELFDAFAPEELKGDLEGKSAWATQQLMYAAKASKNLGLTKHGTFSGALMWHTVYPWPQRPAGLVDAGFEELAKRWTPILDEFDKNGVDLCYELHPGEDLHDGVTFEMFLEKVNHHPRANILYDPSHFVLQCLDYVQFIDFYHDRIKMFHVKDAEFNPTGKQGVYGGYQSWINRAGRFRSLGDGQVDFNAIFSKLSQYGFDGWAVLEWECAIKHPEAGAIEGAKFISEKIIRVTEKTFDDFASAGTDDALNKKVLGI; encoded by the coding sequence ATGAAGACCATCAAAGGCCCGGCGCTGTTTTTAGCGCAATTTGCAGATGACCAAGCACCGTTTAACAGTCTCAAAAGCATTTGTGAATGGGCAGCAAGCATAGGTTACAAGGCTGTTCAGATACCTTCGTGGGACGGCAGGTTCATGGATTTAAAAAAAGCTGCCGAGGACCAAGACTATGCGGATGAGATCAAAAAAACGGCAGAAACTGCAGGTGTAGTTATTTCGGAACTTAGCACCCATTTGCAAGGGCAGCTCGTAGCCGTCAATCCTGCATATAATGAATTGTTTGATGCCTTCGCTCCTGAGGAACTCAAGGGAGACCTCGAAGGCAAATCAGCATGGGCTACCCAGCAACTCATGTATGCTGCAAAAGCATCCAAAAACCTGGGACTCACCAAGCATGGCACATTCAGTGGTGCTTTAATGTGGCACACCGTTTACCCCTGGCCCCAACGTCCGGCGGGATTGGTAGATGCAGGTTTTGAGGAATTGGCCAAAAGGTGGACTCCTATTCTCGATGAATTTGACAAAAATGGTGTAGATTTATGCTACGAACTGCATCCCGGAGAGGACCTGCACGATGGCGTCACTTTTGAGATGTTTCTCGAAAAAGTAAACCATCACCCCAGGGCCAATATCCTTTATGACCCAAGCCACTTTGTATTGCAGTGCTTGGATTATGTGCAGTTTATTGATTTCTACCATGACAGGATCAAGATGTTCCATGTCAAAGACGCGGAGTTTAATCCTACGGGAAAACAAGGGGTCTATGGTGGTTACCAAAGCTGGATCAATAGAGCAGGAAGGTTCCGCTCGCTGGGAGATGGCCAAGTGGATTTCAATGCTATATTCAGTAAATTGTCCCAATATGGCTTTGATGGCTGGGCAGTTTTGGAATGGGAATGTGCCATCAAGCATCCTGAGGCAGGAGCCATCGAAGGAGCTAAATTCATCAGTGAAAAAATCATCAGGGTGACAGAAAAAACCTTTGATGATTTTGCCTCAGCAGGCACTGATGATGCGCTCAACAAAAAAGTGCTAGGAATTTAA
- a CDS encoding Gfo/Idh/MocA family protein produces MMNHRKLRMGMIGGGPGSFIGAVHRIAANIDGQIELVAGAFSSKPEKSEQAGKELFLDSKRVYQSYDEMFEKEKQLPEEARIDFVSIVTPNHVHFDPTIKALQNGFHVVLDKPMTLTLDEAKQLDKVIQETGMLFCLTHTYTGYPMVKEARQLIANGTLGKIRKVYVEYPQGWLWTNFSEEENKQAAWRTDPKKSGVAGCMGDIGTHAMNLAEYVSGLKLDRLCADLNTSLPGRTLDDDGIVLLKFDNGASGVLMASQVATGAENNLKIRVYGDKAGLEWQQEDANSLIVRHPEQPDQIYRAGGNVPYLSSYALANTRTPAGHPEGYLEAFANHYNNFAKTLMAKLKGQTPEKEWLDFPGTEDGVRGMAFIEQVVKSGQSDQKWTKFEV; encoded by the coding sequence ATGATGAACCATCGTAAACTCCGAATGGGTATGATAGGCGGCGGTCCTGGCTCCTTTATCGGAGCTGTACATCGGATCGCAGCTAACATTGACGGGCAAATAGAACTGGTAGCGGGAGCATTCAGCAGCAAACCTGAAAAATCCGAGCAGGCCGGAAAGGAGCTCTTTCTGGACAGCAAGCGGGTATACCAGTCCTATGATGAGATGTTTGAAAAGGAAAAGCAACTTCCTGAGGAAGCAAGAATAGACTTTGTGAGCATCGTCACGCCAAACCATGTCCACTTTGACCCTACCATCAAGGCCCTCCAAAATGGCTTTCATGTAGTCTTGGACAAACCCATGACCCTCACACTGGATGAAGCCAAGCAGCTGGACAAGGTCATTCAGGAAACCGGCATGCTTTTTTGTCTCACTCATACCTACACAGGCTATCCAATGGTGAAAGAAGCCCGGCAGCTCATTGCAAATGGCACGTTGGGAAAGATCAGAAAAGTATATGTGGAATATCCGCAAGGATGGCTATGGACCAATTTTTCAGAAGAAGAAAACAAACAAGCGGCTTGGAGGACAGACCCTAAAAAAAGTGGCGTAGCGGGCTGCATGGGAGACATTGGCACGCACGCCATGAACCTTGCTGAATATGTCAGTGGACTGAAACTCGACAGACTTTGCGCTGACCTGAACACCTCCTTGCCAGGACGAACCTTGGATGATGACGGCATCGTTTTGCTGAAATTTGACAACGGTGCCTCTGGAGTCCTTATGGCCAGCCAAGTGGCCACAGGCGCCGAAAACAACCTTAAAATCAGGGTTTATGGTGATAAAGCCGGGCTGGAATGGCAACAAGAAGATGCCAACTCCCTGATCGTCCGCCATCCTGAACAACCCGACCAAATCTATCGGGCAGGAGGTAACGTACCGTATCTTTCCAGCTATGCCCTGGCCAACACCAGAACTCCCGCAGGCCACCCTGAAGGTTACCTGGAGGCTTTTGCCAATCATTATAACAATTTTGCCAAAACCCTTATGGCCAAACTTAAAGGTCAAACACCAGAAAAGGAATGGCTGGATTTCCCAGGTACAGAAGATGGTGTCAGAGGCATGGCCTTTATCGAGCAAGTCGTAAAAAGCGGCCAGTCTGATCAAAAATGGACAAAATTTGAGGTTTAG
- a CDS encoding nucleoside permease yields the protein MNFNTKFKLSFMMFLEFFIWGGWFVTLGLFLGKNLGTNGAQDAAVFSTQSLGAIIAPFVIGLIADKYFNAERILGVLHLIGAVLMFQMFNAQDFESFYPYVFAYMVAYMPTLALVNSVSFNQMTNPEKEFGVIRVWGTIGWIVAGLVISLVFAWDSTENAAAGMLKYTFLMTCIASLVLGIYSFMLPKTPPKIAKGEKKSISEILGLDAFTLLKDRNYLVFFLSSVLICIPLAFYYQNASKFFGEIGMTNLTSKMALGQGSEVLFMLLLPIFFGKFGVKKTLLVGMFAWVVRYALFAFGNVGELSFMLLTGIALHGICYDFFFVSGQIYTDSKAGEKFKSAAQGMITLATYGVGMLIGFWVAGWAYDAYAIGEKAHDWETIWLIPSGIAVLVALIFAVAFKKQNPKPVEA from the coding sequence ATGAATTTCAATACGAAGTTTAAACTGTCCTTTATGATGTTCCTCGAATTTTTCATTTGGGGAGGTTGGTTTGTCACTTTGGGATTATTTCTTGGCAAGAACCTGGGGACAAATGGAGCACAGGATGCAGCTGTGTTTTCGACACAATCACTGGGGGCGATTATCGCTCCTTTTGTCATTGGACTGATCGCGGACAAATACTTTAATGCAGAGCGGATTTTAGGTGTCTTGCATCTGATCGGTGCAGTGCTGATGTTTCAGATGTTCAATGCGCAGGACTTTGAATCCTTTTACCCATATGTGTTTGCTTATATGGTAGCCTATATGCCTACGTTGGCATTGGTGAATTCTGTGTCCTTTAATCAAATGACCAATCCTGAAAAGGAATTCGGTGTCATTCGCGTTTGGGGGACAATCGGGTGGATTGTGGCTGGTTTGGTGATCAGTTTGGTGTTTGCCTGGGATTCTACGGAAAATGCAGCCGCAGGTATGTTGAAATATACGTTCTTGATGACTTGTATCGCATCGCTTGTGTTGGGGATTTACAGCTTTATGCTTCCTAAGACACCACCAAAAATTGCCAAAGGGGAGAAGAAATCCATATCCGAGATATTGGGATTGGATGCTTTTACCTTACTGAAGGACAGAAATTACCTGGTCTTCTTTTTGTCTTCGGTACTGATTTGTATTCCACTTGCATTTTACTACCAAAACGCCAGTAAGTTTTTTGGTGAAATCGGCATGACTAATCTTACCAGTAAAATGGCCTTGGGACAAGGTAGTGAAGTACTCTTTATGCTTTTGCTTCCTATATTCTTTGGGAAATTCGGAGTGAAGAAGACACTGTTAGTGGGAATGTTTGCTTGGGTTGTCCGTTACGCCCTATTTGCATTTGGAAATGTGGGAGAGCTTTCATTTATGCTTTTGACAGGGATAGCACTTCACGGGATTTGTTATGACTTTTTCTTTGTCTCTGGTCAAATTTATACGGATTCCAAAGCAGGAGAGAAGTTCAAGAGTGCTGCACAGGGCATGATTACATTGGCCACCTATGGTGTGGGGATGCTGATTGGCTTCTGGGTGGCCGGTTGGGCATACGACGCTTATGCTATTGGTGAAAAGGCCCATGATTGGGAGACCATCTGGCTGATTCCTTCAGGTATTGCGGTGTTGGTTGCACTGATTTTTGCCGTCGCATTTAAGAAACAGAACCCCAAACCAGTAGAAGCCTAA
- a CDS encoding hydroxypyruvate isomerase family protein: MIVGSAAISSLPYLHLNAKNKDMLKGNINHSVCRWTYGHLSLDELCVLIKDIGFSAIDLMGPNDWPTAQKHGVYSSMCNGAEISLEEGFNHTEYHDTLIKNYTEMIPLVAKNGYKNLICFSGNRNGMDDETGLQNSVKGLQKLLPLAEKHGVTLTMELLNSKVDHPDYMCDKSVWGVELCKRLDSGNFNLLYDIYHMQIDEGDVIRTIGENHQYYGHYHTAGNPGRNEIDDTQELNYPAIIKAIAKTGFKGYIAQEFIPKADDKAASLREAIALCDI, encoded by the coding sequence ATGATTGTAGGGTCTGCAGCAATCAGCAGCTTGCCCTACTTACATCTAAATGCAAAAAATAAAGACATGTTGAAAGGAAATATAAACCATTCCGTGTGCCGGTGGACGTATGGCCATTTGTCACTGGATGAATTATGTGTACTGATCAAAGATATTGGATTTAGTGCCATCGATTTGATGGGACCAAATGACTGGCCTACTGCTCAAAAACATGGTGTTTACAGCTCCATGTGCAATGGTGCAGAGATCAGCCTTGAGGAAGGCTTTAACCATACCGAATACCATGATACCCTGATAAAGAATTATACCGAAATGATTCCGCTAGTGGCAAAAAACGGTTATAAAAACCTGATCTGCTTTAGTGGAAACAGAAATGGTATGGATGATGAAACCGGCCTGCAAAACAGTGTGAAGGGATTGCAGAAATTGTTGCCTTTGGCAGAAAAGCATGGGGTTACCCTGACCATGGAACTGCTGAACAGTAAGGTCGATCACCCGGATTATATGTGTGATAAGAGCGTGTGGGGTGTAGAACTGTGCAAGCGACTGGACAGTGGAAATTTCAATCTTCTTTATGATATTTACCACATGCAAATCGATGAAGGAGATGTAATCCGTACGATTGGAGAAAATCACCAATACTATGGGCATTATCATACAGCGGGGAATCCAGGTAGAAATGAAATCGATGATACCCAGGAGTTAAACTATCCCGCGATCATTAAAGCCATTGCGAAAACAGGCTTTAAAGGGTATATTGCTCAGGAATTTATTCCTAAGGCCGATGACAAGGCCGCGTCACTCAGAGAGGCCATTGCCTTATGTGACATATAA
- a CDS encoding GMC oxidoreductase — translation MANQEYDAIVVGSGISGGWAAKELTEKGLKVLLLERGQNVEHVKDYKNATLPPWEIPHRGRATTEMIENHPNLKRDYVLNELVLDWWAHEDTSPYVEEKPFTWFRGYQVGGRSLLWGRQSYRWSDLDFEANLKEGIAVDWPIRYKDIAPWYDYVEKFAGIAGSRDGLDVLPDGQFMPPFAMNCVEKDVKERIAKSFEGKRHLINSRVANITEPLPGRPGCQARNKCWLGCPFGGYFSTQASTLPAAMATGNLTLRPYSIVHRVVYDKDTKKATGVEVVDAETMETVEYKSKIVFLCASALNSAHILMRSATDIWPEGLGSSSGELGHNVMDHHFRLGASGTVEGYDDKYYFGRRPGGIYIPRYRNVGDDKRDYVRGFGYQGGASRSGWGRNVAEMNIGGPLKEALTEPGPWSMGMMAFGEILPYHENTIKISKDVKDKWGMYALVMNAEIKDNEEKMRKDMMNDAAEMLEAAGVKNIHTYDSGYTFGQGIHEMGAARMGRDPKSSVLNGNNQVWDAKNVFVTDGAAMTSAAAVNPSLTYMALTARAADFAVKELKKGNL, via the coding sequence ATGGCAAATCAAGAGTATGATGCAATTGTCGTCGGCTCGGGAATTAGCGGCGGTTGGGCTGCTAAGGAGTTGACAGAGAAAGGGCTCAAGGTTTTGCTGCTTGAACGAGGGCAAAACGTAGAGCACGTAAAAGATTATAAGAATGCGACCTTGCCGCCATGGGAAATACCCCATAGAGGAAGAGCGACTACTGAAATGATCGAAAACCACCCCAACCTAAAACGTGATTATGTACTGAACGAATTGGTGCTGGACTGGTGGGCGCATGAAGATACTTCTCCTTATGTGGAAGAAAAACCCTTTACTTGGTTCAGAGGCTACCAGGTGGGGGGCAGGTCACTGCTTTGGGGGAGACAGAGTTACCGCTGGTCAGATCTGGATTTTGAAGCCAACCTAAAGGAAGGCATTGCCGTGGATTGGCCTATCAGGTATAAGGATATTGCTCCTTGGTATGACTATGTTGAGAAATTTGCTGGGATTGCAGGGAGCCGTGATGGTCTTGATGTATTGCCCGACGGGCAGTTCATGCCGCCTTTTGCAATGAACTGTGTGGAGAAGGACGTGAAGGAGCGGATAGCAAAAAGCTTCGAAGGAAAGCGTCACCTGATCAATTCCAGAGTGGCCAATATTACCGAGCCACTTCCTGGGAGACCTGGTTGTCAGGCAAGGAACAAGTGTTGGTTGGGTTGTCCTTTTGGTGGATATTTCAGTACCCAAGCATCCACATTACCTGCAGCCATGGCCACAGGAAACCTTACTTTGAGACCGTATTCAATTGTTCACCGTGTAGTGTACGATAAAGATACTAAGAAAGCTACCGGGGTAGAGGTGGTAGATGCCGAAACCATGGAGACCGTCGAGTACAAGTCCAAGATTGTATTCCTTTGTGCATCGGCACTTAATTCAGCGCATATATTGATGCGTTCAGCCACTGATATATGGCCGGAAGGACTGGGCAGTAGCTCTGGTGAGCTCGGTCATAATGTGATGGACCATCATTTTAGACTGGGGGCCAGTGGGACGGTAGAAGGCTATGATGATAAATATTACTTTGGCAGAAGACCGGGTGGGATTTATATCCCGAGGTACCGAAATGTAGGAGACGATAAGCGGGACTATGTGCGCGGATTTGGCTATCAGGGAGGTGCCAGTAGAAGTGGATGGGGCAGAAATGTCGCTGAAATGAATATCGGTGGCCCGCTTAAGGAAGCCCTTACTGAGCCAGGACCATGGAGTATGGGGATGATGGCCTTTGGCGAGATTCTTCCGTACCATGAAAATACGATCAAGATAAGCAAAGATGTGAAGGACAAGTGGGGGATGTATGCGCTGGTAATGAATGCTGAGATCAAAGATAACGAGGAGAAAATGCGTAAGGACATGATGAACGATGCAGCAGAAATGCTAGAAGCAGCCGGTGTCAAGAATATCCATACGTATGATTCCGGATATACCTTTGGGCAAGGCATCCATGAGATGGGAGCCGCCCGAATGGGAAGGGATCCCAAATCCTCTGTCCTGAATGGTAATAACCAGGTATGGGATGCCAAAAATGTGTTTGTGACTGATGGGGCTGCGATGACTTCTGCCGCTGCAGTAAATCCGTCACTGACCTATATGGCGTTGACGGCCCGAGCAGCAGATTTTGCAGTGAAGGAGCTCAAAAAAGGAAATCTTTAA
- a CDS encoding gluconate 2-dehydrogenase subunit 3 family protein, whose translation MAMNRRDALKSFVLMMGGTMVGANALLTGCTPDKQIEGLDFSPEEIAFLDEIGDTIIPTTDTPGAKAVGIGSFMVMMVKDTYWEEEQKQFVDGLNSLRKGFKEEVGKDFMDATQEERTAFLNKLNAASKDDDGPKYFNMLKDLTVLGYFTSEIGASQALNYVEVPGKWEPCIDYKKGDKAYAI comes from the coding sequence ATGGCAATGAACAGAAGAGATGCGCTGAAGAGCTTTGTGCTTATGATGGGCGGTACCATGGTCGGTGCCAATGCGCTACTTACCGGATGTACGCCTGATAAGCAGATAGAAGGCCTGGACTTTAGCCCAGAGGAAATCGCCTTTCTCGATGAAATCGGCGATACCATTATCCCGACCACCGATACCCCTGGGGCCAAAGCGGTTGGGATTGGGTCCTTTATGGTAATGATGGTAAAGGATACATATTGGGAAGAAGAGCAAAAGCAGTTTGTGGATGGCTTAAACAGCCTCAGGAAGGGCTTCAAAGAGGAAGTAGGAAAAGACTTTATGGATGCCACACAAGAAGAGAGAACTGCTTTCCTCAATAAACTGAATGCAGCGTCCAAAGATGATGATGGGCCGAAGTATTTTAATATGCTAAAAGACCTCACCGTGCTGGGGTATTTTACTTCCGAAATTGGTGCTTCCCAAGCGTTGAATTACGTGGAAGTTCCTGGGAAGTGGGAGCCATGCATCGACTACAAAAAAGGGGATAAAGCATACGCTATTTAA